In Theileria parva strain Muguga chromosome 4 map unlocalized ctg_529, whole genome shotgun sequence, one DNA window encodes the following:
- a CDS encoding Ubiquinol-cytochrome C reductase hinge family protein, with amino-acid sequence MAYPYKPTFFAKYPEYIPPTSEEDALVDPREKLKPPCIEKCAKFTKLYDQCVDRVRVRNEKIKSGESDLEQGHCLGQHYELVSCVDTCVAKDLFRYLK; translated from the exons ATGGCGTATCCTTACAAACCTACTTTTTTTGCTAAATATCCTGAATATATTCCTCCGACAAGTGAGGAGGATGCCTTAGTTGACCCTAGGGAGAAGCTGAAACCTCCGTGTATAGAGAAGTGTGCCAAATTCACCAAACTCTACGAT CAATGTGTTGACCGCGTTAGGGTAAGAAATGAGAAGATAAAGAGCGGTGAGTCGGATCTCGAACAGGGCCATTGTCTAGGCCAACACTACGAGTTAGTTTCTTGTGTCGACACTTGT gTTGCCAAGGACTTATTTCGGTACCTGAAATAg
- a CDS encoding RAP domain protein produces MIRFIRSIFNKIHTYTCYFSTVSAESTNIRRFLQNDQIDVSKLNFSEIKNLSDQVLEGLKSKRLERTLVVKFSNIVSDYIQRDTENGRKLTLDDYFSLLDYNYLTHSDKYLSVLTSNISCLLEEKYKDSQELPEAELGKLVDLLSRLHKLGVFNNQLFNFMSNYVKLLDDEMLSKFSNLSQKYGLRTKHILDLCYKECLNRVDTMNINLTLNMLKSFAFFSFEYREIFLKSIPRLSENVNLFSNDDVLMFLNVAKTLNQFPELIQFRDLILSKTNENLESQPNTHLIRCVGELYRGLRSRAGKTFVSNVLDKIDDDDFRLVNVTNLVNVMHTINFYKMKLTYLTDILSILSTRMNEIVSNRNLGLWSEIFSVLLETGWFSLPFMQSAIKHIISEPQVLCRVSTYQIVRVLQTFYKLRFYHKESYQTLLDTIERGFDMLVPKFNMISETILAAADADVAHETLFTKSLEFFSSRIKHLNLLQCEDDLITVMTKNYIWPRNVITSAWSMAVMDYHKRDEFKTLLQLIVHRKFAEQDFDMNTILMCLEAAEACMVDEVNMELAQEISDIFGDKMRFKEINMEEEVEYETLRDNKLSFNESQNIHFHKGRSRATKHIQCILENINKKDILLKVSPHYNSPYIIDICFSKENKKGIVLFSGRELLRNHIDSTWSVTTTGSSKLKLRILNKQNWTVAQVSCSQWSVLNTGMERKDYVKKLLTQLDISY; encoded by the exons atgatcaGATTTATAAGGAgcatttttaataaaatccATACATATACATGTTATTTTAGC ACTGTTTCAGCCGAGAGCACAAATATAAGAAGATTCCTTCAAAATGACCAAATAGATGtcagtaaattaaatttctcagaaattaaaaatttatcgGACCAAGTTTTGGAAGGATTGAAGAGCAAGAGATTGGAAAGAACACTTGTGGTCAAGTTTTCAAATATCGTCTCAGACTATATACAAAGAGATACAGAAAATGGAAGAAAATTAACTCTAGACGATTACTTTTCACTTTTAGATTATAATTACTTGACACATTCAGATAAATACCTCAGTGTTTTGACATCAAACATAAGCTG tcTTTTGGAGGAAAAATACAAGGATTCCCAAGAGCTCCCAGAGGCGGAGCTTGGGAAGCTAGTGGACTTGCTCTCGAGATTACACAAACTTGGAGTGTTTAATAACCagttgtttaattttatgtcAAACTATGTTAAATTGCTCGACGATGAGATGCTTTCAAAATTCTCAAACCTCTCCCAAAAGTATGGGTTGAGAACAAAGCATATACTAG ATTTGTGCTATAAAGAATGCTTAAACAGAGTGGATACCATGAATATCAACTTGACATTGAATATGTTGAAAAGTTTCGCCTTTTTCTCCTTCGAATACAGAGAAATATTCCTCAAAAGTATACCCAGATTGTcagaaaatgtaaatttattctcGAACGATGATGTGTTAATGTTCCTCAACGTTGCAAAAACATTAAACCAGTTCCCAGAACTCATACAATTTAGAGACTTAATTTTGTCAAAAACGAACGAAAACCTAGAATCACAACCTAATACACACTTGATAAG ATGTGTTGGAGAACTCTACAGAGGGTTACGTAGTCGGGCCGGAAAGACCTTTGTTTCAAACGTTTTAGATAAGATTGACGATGATGATTTCAGACTAGTTAATGTTACCAACCTTGTGAATGTGATGCATACAATAaacttttataaaatgaa ATTGACATACTTAACTGACATCTTAAGTATTCTGAGCACGAGAATGAATGAGATAGTGTCAAACAGAAACCTAGGACTGTGGTCTGAAATCTTCAGTGTATTACTTGAAACAGGATGGTTTTCACTCCCGTTTATGCAATCCGCAATCAAACACATTATATCG gAACCCCAAGTGTTGTGCAGAGTCTCAACATACCAAATTGTAAGAGTACTACAAACGTTCTATAAACTACGCTTTTACCACAAAGAATCTTATCAA ACTCTCTTGGACACAATTGAGAGGGGGTTTGACATGTTAGTCCCGAAGTTTAACATGATATCGGAGACTATTCTGGCAGCTGCAGACGCAGATGTAGCACATgaaacactatttacaaaAAGCCTGGAGTTTTTTAGTTCCAGAATAAAGCATCTGAACCTGCTTCAATGTGAGGACGACTTGATAACCGTCATGACCAAGAATTATATTTGGCCAAGGAATGTGATAACAAGTGCTTGGAGCATGGCAGTGATGGACTATCACAAAAGAgatgaatttaaaactCTTCTGCAGTTGATAGTTCATagaaa atttgcTGAACAGGACTTTGATATGAACACAATATTGATGTGCCTGGAGGCTGCTGAAGCATGCATGGTTGATGAGGTAAACATGGAGCTAGCCCAAGAAATTTCTGATATTTTCGGAGATAAAATGAGGTTTAAGGAAATTAACATGGAGGAAGAAGTGGAATATGAGACCTTGAGAGATAATAAACTAAGCTTTAACGAGTCTCAAAACATACACTTCCATAAAGGAAGATCAAGGGCAACGAAGCACATACAAT GTATTCTGGAAAACATCAATAAGAAGGATATTCTGTTGAAGGTGTCTCCTCATTACAACTCGCCTTACATCATCGATATCTGTTTCTCAAAGGAAAACAAGAAGGGAATTGTTCTGTTCAGCGGTAGAGAATTGTTGAGAAATCATATAGACTCCACATGGTCAGTTACCACCACAGGATCCTCAAAGTTGAAATTAAGGATACTGAATAAACAGAACTGGACT GTCGCCCAAGTCAGTTGCAGTCAGTGGTCAGTGCTTAACACGGGGATGGAACGAAAGGACTATGTTAAGAAACTCCTAACACAACTAGACATATCGTATTAA
- the PRPF3 gene encoding pre-mRNA processing factor 3 (PRP3) family protein — protein sequence MGKHSDSRSSDSRSRRHEKENETNYSKSKPSESKFDHIYFPTNHITLGKTPSTPSIPASKVAMNVMVAKDALEKARKAELVQKQIQEHLQKINFTKKLIPAPSSLGVKNLMFDSFGRVLDQSGNLVKTAPVIHSTLKVNRNLVVEKQRKELQIEKSEKLAKRVQQTQYTDPSLNNLKRKKRKLLKFVEPGTYIKQERQLLRQMEDKALGINRSRLIIQKKRLLDQQNQRLNAMYNLQNSKDDQDKDEDEQNEPDVADETKEINHTESESNEVNFQDLNPNLIPLRTNKLENKDSWDDDEPFVEWWDRGVIILKSGEDPFKLQNLKKHQYITNVNLNELKINEDRFNNYIEHPVKLDGKRKKGLNIVPTQLTKKERRKARTLRRKQRQKEIRDKIAIGSIPPPPPKLRMSNLVNVLKNQTAADPSKVEKMVKKQMEDRLRAHEKRNEDRKLTKEQRSKKNAQKWQIKKNAEAEAALFTINSLANPKLLKKIDTNAQQFHLSGTCVIMNNGPSFLVIEGSKLSIRRYTKLLLRRIKWTEYPLEDEIDASQNTCKQLWVGNVKKRTFPHWTVNYVDCDEQIEDILKPHKALHYFEMVKKYRDPLEDI from the exons atgggtAAACATTCTGATAGTAGATCCTCAGATTCCAGGAGCAGAAGACATgaaaag GAAAATGAAACGAACTATTCGAAGAGCAAACCTTCAGAGAGTAAATTTGATCACATTTATTTCCCAACTAATCACATTACTTTAGGCAAAACACCTTCTACTCCATCAATTCCAGCTTCTAAAG TTGCAATGAATGTTATGGTTGCAAAAGATGCGCTTGAGAAGGCCAGGAAAGCAGAATTGGTTCAGAAGCAAATCCAGGAACACCTACAGAAGAtcaattttactaaaaaGTTAATTCCAGCACCAAGTAGCCTGGGAGTAAAGAATTTGATGTTTGATAGCTTTGGAAGAGTCCTGGATCAGTCTGGAAACCTAGTCAAAACGGCACCTGTGATCCACTCAACGCTTAAAGTTAATAGAAACTTAGTTGTAGAAAAACAAAGAAAGGAATTACAGATAGAAAAATCAGAGAAATTAGCAAAAAGAGTACAACAAACCCAATACACAGACCCATcactaaataatttaaag aggAAGAAGagaaaattgttaaaattcGTTGAGCCAGGGACATATATTAAGCAGGAACGTCAGCTTTTGAGGCAGATGGAAGATAAAGCACTTGGAATAAATAGGAGCAGACTGATAATACAGAAGAAACGGTTATTGGATCAGCAAAACCAACGACTGAACGCCATGTATAACTTACAGAACTCAAAGGATGATCAAGATAAGGATGAAGATGAACAAAATGAGCCAGATGTAGCAGATGAAACTAAAGAAATAAATCACACTGAGTCTGAATCAAATGAAGTAAACTTCCAGGATTTGAATCCAAATCTAATACCACTCAGAACCAACAAGCTTGAAAACAAGGACTCATgg gATGATGATGAACCTTTTGTTGAATGGTGGGACCGAGGagttattatattaaagaGCGGAGAGGACCCCTTCAAGTTACAAAACCTTAAAAAACACCAGTACATTacaaatgttaatttaaacgaattaaaaattaacgaG gatCGGTTCAATAACTACATTGAGCACCCTGTCAAACTTGACGGTAAACGTAAAAAAGGATTAAATATAGTACCCACTCAACTGACAAAGAAGGAAAGGAGAAAAGCTAGGACTCTACGTAGAAAGCAAAGGCAGAAAGAAATTAGGGATAAAATAGCAATTGGAAGCATCCCCCCACCACCCCCTAAGCTTAGAATGTCAAACCTGGTGAATGTCCTCAAAAACCAAACTGCAGCAGACCCTTCTAAGGTGGAAAAGATGGTGAAAAAGCAGATGGAGGACCGTCTAAGAGCTCACGAGAAAAGAAACGAGGACAGAAAGTTAACAAAGGAGCAGAGGTCAAAGAAAAACGCACAAAAATGGCAG attaagAAAAACGCCGAAGCTGAAGCAGCTCTTTTTACCATAAACTCACTTGCAAACCCGAAACTTTTAAAGAAAATCGATACTAATGCTCAGCAGTTTCACCTGAGTGGCACCTGCGTAATCATGAACAACGGTCCTTCTTTCCTAGTAATTGAAG gaaGCAAGTTGAGTATTAGGAGGTATACTAAGCTCCTTTTGAGGAGAATTAAGTGGACTGAATACCCATTAGAAGATGAAATCGATGCTAGTCAGAACACTTGTAAGCAGTTATGGGTTGGAAACGTTAAGAAGAGGACCTTCCCTCACTGGACAGTAAACTACGTCGACTGCGATGAGCAAATTGAAGATATTCTGAAGCCTCACAAGGCGCTCCACTACTTTGAGATGGTTAAAAAGTACCGTGACCCCTTGGAAGACATTTGA